From Ascochyta rabiei chromosome 12, complete sequence, the proteins below share one genomic window:
- a CDS encoding acid phosphatase pho5, whose translation MPLQNTCAVADSVYSLCVCPASYPAQVQQASFNFLTFLVPARRSFIHKMAIRTAGGNSAFHNTVNDFAHIEDPAERRRLALAEIDKAPFGWYHVRAILVAGTGFFTDSYDIFCVSLLTIMLGIVYKHDNKGVLLTPQDTAIKLSTSAGTVLGQVGFGALADIVGRKKMYGLELILIIVATLAQSLVGPGPGTSVVGLIIFWRVLMGIGIGGDYPLSSIITSEFATTKWRGAMMGAVFAMQGFGQLGGAIVMVCLTAGFKSKLDKATSYATCTGECQIAVDKMWRALIGIGIVPAVCALYFRLTIPETPRYTFDVARDIEKANADVNQFVSGRKGEGEVDDIVAATTRQASVAQLEIPKASFSDFFRFYGKLRNGKILFGTAMSWLLLDVAFYGLGLNSSTVLQAIGYGGGDTVYHKLYNLAAGNCILICAGAIPGYWLAVATIDTVGRKILQLVGFIMLTILFLIWGFAYHHLSGHAMLAIYVLIQLFFNWGPNTTTFIVPGECFVTRYRSTSHGISAGAGKIGSIIAQGAISPLRTRGATAKNANPWLNHVMQIFSAFMFAGIFTTLLIPETKRKTLEDLSQDWDLSEESQYMSESIDGAHEGKSSREVTAS comes from the exons ATGCCACTGCAGAATACTTGCGCAGTTGCGGACTCGGTATATAGCTTGTGCGTGTGCCCAGCTTCCTACCCAGCCCAGGTTCAACAAGCCTCGTTTAATTTCTTGACTTTCTTGGTTCCGGCTCGGCGAAGCTTCATCCACAAGATGGCTATCAGGACAGCAGGCGGGAACAGCGCGTTCCACAATACCGTCAACGACTTC GCACACATCGAAGATCCCGCAGAACGCAGACGCCTTGCGCTCGCTGAAATCGACAAGGCGCCCTTTGGCTGGTACCATGTTCGCGCCATTCTCGTGGCTGGAACTGGCTTCTTCACAGACAGCTATGACATCTTTTGCGTCTCTCTCTTGACCATCATGCTTGGCATCGTCTACAAGCACGACAACAAGGGTGTCCTCCTTACTCCCCAAGACACCGCCATCAAGCTCTCTACTTCGGCTGGTACTGTCCTCGGCCAGGTCGGCTTCGGCGCCCTCGCAGATATCGTCGGTCGCAAGAAGATGTACGGTCTCGAGCTAATTCTGATCATCGTTGCCACGCTCGCTCAGTCGCTCGTCGGCCCCGGTCCTGGCACATCCGTTGTCGGTCTAATCATTTTCTGGCGTGTTTTGATGGGTATCG GTATCGGCGGCGACTACCCTCTCTCTTCCATCATCACTTCTGAGTTTGCCACTACCAAATGGAGAGGTGCTATGATGGGCGCTGTCTTCGCCATGCAAGGTTTCGGCCAGCTCGGCGGTGCCATCGTCATGGTGTGCTTGACTGCTGGCTTCAAATCCAAGCTGGACAAGGCTACCTCATATGCTACTTGCACTGGTGAATGCCAGATTGCAGTTGATAAGATGTGGCGCGCTTTGATCGGTATCGGTATTGTCCCAGCTGTGTGCGCGCTCTACTTCCGCCTTACGATTCCCGAAACTCCGAGGTACACCTTTGATGTCGCTCGCGACATCGAGAAAGCAAACGCCGACGTCAACCAATTCGTTTCCGGCAGGAAGGGTGAAGGTGAGGTCGATGACATTGTTGCAGCTACCACTCGCCAAGCGTCTGTTGCTCAGCTCGAAATCCCCAAGGCTTCTTTCTCCGACTTCTTCCGCTTCTACGGTAAACTCAGGAACGGCAAGATTCTTTTCGGAACCGCCATGTCGTGGCTCTTGCTTGACGTCGCCTTCTACGGTCTTGGCTTGAACTCTAGCACTGTCCTCCAGGCTATTGGATACGGCGGTGGTGATACTGTATACCACAAGCTTTACAACTTGGCCGCTGGAAACTGCATCCTCATCTGCGCTGGTGCGATCCCCGGATACTGGTTGGCTGTCGCAACCATCGATACCGTCGGACGCAAGATTCTTCAGCTTGTTGGGTTCATCATGCTCACCATTCTCTTCCTTATCTGGGGATTTGCCTACCATCACCTCAGCGGCCATGCCATGCTCGCAATTTACGTTCTTATTCAGCTCTTCTTCAACTGGGGCCCGAACACTACAACCTTCATTGTGCCTGGCGAGTGTTTTGTCACAAGGTACAGGTCCACATCGCACGGTATCTCAGCTGGAGCTGGAAAAATTGGTTCTATTATTGCCCAGGGCGCCATCTCTCCTCTCCGTACACGAGGTGCTACCGCAAAGAACGCTAACCCTTGGCTCAACCATGTTATGCAGATCTTCTCTGCTTTCATGTTTGCTGGTATCTTTACCACTCTACTTATCCCCGAAACTAAGAGGAAGACTCTGGAGGATCTTTCTCAAGACTGGGATTTAAGTGAAGAATCCCAGTACATGTCTGAGTCTATTGATGGAGCGCATGAAGGCAAGTCATCGCGCGAAGTCACTGCATCGTGA
- a CDS encoding Cellulose 1,4-beta-cellobiosidase (non-reducing end): MVHFTSLILATAAVVGSVAAAPEPDVNPFQGKDRHVVSSYGKKLEQTIAAFQAKNDTLHAARTRTVQQKVSTFTWVTSRAHLSNITTTIAEARQQKKKGKDMIVGLVLYNLPDRDCSAGESAGELQIDSDGYRIYKSQFVDKYAKLVKEAKDLTFAIVLEPDSLGNAVTNQGIEACAKATPIYEQGIAYAISKLQAANIHLYIDAAHGGWLGWADNLKPTAQVFAKVVAMAKKLNPASKIRGYATNVSNYNSFNAKVRENYTEYSPSWDESHYASALAPYLEAEGLPSKFIIDQGRVAMSGAREAWGEWCNVSPSGFGPLPSTKTDNAHVDSLVWIKPGGESDGRCGLEGAPAAGAWFDEYVQMLVKNADPPLEPTYKKV, translated from the coding sequence ATGGTACACTTCACCTCCCTCATCCTGGCCACGGCCGCCGTCGTTGGCAGTGTCGCGGCCGCACCCGAGCCTGATGTCAACCCCTTCCAAGGGAAAGACCGTCATGTCGTTTCGAGCTATGGCAAGAAGCTGGAGCAGACCATTGCCGCTTTTCAAGCCAAGAACGATACCCTCCATGCTGCCCGCACCCGCACCGTTCAGCAGAAAGTCTCCACCTTCACATGGGTCACCTCGCGCGCCCACCTTTCCaacatcaccaccaccatcgcCGAGGCTCGTCAGCAGAAGAAAAAGGGCAAGGACATGATTGTTGGTCTGGTCTTGTACAACCTCCCGGACCGGGACTGCTCCGCTGGCGAGTCTGCAGGCGAACTCCAGATCGACAGCGATGGCTACCGGATCTACAAGTCCCAGTTTGTCGACAAGTACGCCAAACTCGTCAAAGAAGCCAAAGACCTTACCTTTGCCATTGTTCTCGAGCCCGATTCCCTTGGTAACGCAGTCACCAACCAGGGCATCGAGGCTTGCGCAAAGGCAACGCCCATCTACGAGCAGGGCATCGCGTATGCCATATCCAAGCTCCAGGCCGCCAACATCCACTTGTATATTGATGCCGCCCATGGTGGCtggctgggctgggctgACAATCTGAAACCAACAGCCCAGGTCTTCGCAAAGGTCGTCGCCATGGCAAAGAAGCTGAACCCCGCATCCAAGATCCGTGGTTACGCTACCAACGTTTCTAATTACAACTCGTTCAATGCAAAGGTTCGTGAGAACTACACTGAATACTCCCCCTCATGGGATGAGTCGCACTACGCCTCAGCCCTGGCACCGTATCTTGAGGCAGAAGGCCTCCCAAGCAAGTTCATTATCGACCAGGGCCGTGTTGCGATGTCAGGCGCGAGAGAGGCGTGGGGCGAGTGGTGCAACGTGAGCCCCTCTGGCTTCGGTCCTCTGCCGAGCACCAAGACCGACAACGCTCATGTTGATAGCCTGGTGTGGATCAAGCCCGGTGGTGAGAGTGATGGTCGCTGTGGCCTGGAGGGTGCACCGGCTGCTGGTGCGTGGTTCGATGAGTATGTGCAGATGTTGGTCAAGAACGCTGATCCCCCGCTGGAGCCGACCTACAAGAAGGTGTGA
- a CDS encoding mitochondrial ribosomal small subunit component has translation MGHYNFAPLRVRQTAKALYDAKRTSSLPQWYDVVGNIPPGETLARPVLRAPRVKGAKKASKLFKPLPIAYPEDQLRSDFFGDHPWELARPRLVVEDSGNDAKAYDWSRIKQKGKQMDGESVVQRQLWLMKHRHMSKASAYDHARREFYHHRHLAEIRARIAKEEATHVGAYFGKGPLEVGMALEDRAWENWKAWANQQIEEEQSMRAQMFSGPQNEDAGVSALSTAEYENAVTELDPMAAATPNTSASAAPRGGVVAHP, from the exons ATGGGTCACTACAACTTCGCGCCTCTCCGCGTGCGCCAGACTGCAAAGGCCCTCTACGACGCCAAGCGCACCTCCAGCCTGCCCCAGTGGTACGACGTGGTCGGCAACATCCCCCCCGGCGAGACTCTGGCCCGCCCCGTCCTGCGTGCCCCGCGCGTCAAAGGCGCAAAAAAGGCCAGCAAGCTGTTCAAGCCGCTGCCCATTGCCTACCCGGAGGACCAGCTGCGCTCCGACTTTTTCGGCGATCACCCGTGGGAGCTGGCCCGCCCACGCCTCGTCGTCGAGGACTCGGGCAACGATGCCAAGGCCTACGACTGGTCCAGGATTAAGCAAAAGGGCAAGCAGATGGACGGCGAGAG CGTCGTCCAGCGCCAACTCTGGCTCATGAAACACCGCCACATGTCCAAAGCCTCTGCCTACGACCACGCCCGCCGCGAGTTctaccaccaccgccacctcGCCGAGATCCGCGCCCGCATTGCAAAGGAAGAAGCCACCCACGTCGGCGCCTACTTTGGCAAGGGCCCGCTCGAGGTCGGCATGGCCCTCGAAGACCGCGCCTGGGAGAACTGGAAAGCCTGGGCCAACCAGCAGATCGAGGAGGAGCAGAGCATGCGCGCTCAGATGTTCTCCGGGCCCCAGAACGAGGACGCTGGCGTGAGCGCCCTGAGCACGGCAGAGTACGAGAACGCAGTAACAGAACTGGACCCCATGGCCGCCGCCACACCCAACACGTCTGCGTCAGCAGCTCCAAGGGGGGGAGTAGTTGCGCATCCATAG